In Methylotenera versatilis 79, the DNA window GCTTGTATTATACCAACTCAAGCACTCTCAACGGAGACTATCCCTGCATGACCTCGAACACGCAAAACAAATTAGTAGAAACCGATCCATTAGAGACACAGGAATGGTTAGATGCACTTACCGCCGTTATAGAAAATGAAGGCACGGAACGTGCGCACTTTTTGCTAGAGGCCATGATTGACAAGGCGCGCCGCTCAGGCAGCAACTTGCCTTACAACGCCACAACCGCTTATGTAAATACAATCCCAACCCACTTACAGCAACGTTTGCCAGGCGATCCAGAAATGGAACGTCGTGTTCGTGCATTGGTGCGCTGGAATGCGATTATGACCGTACTACGCGGCAATGAAAAATCGCCGGGGGTTGGTGGTCATATTGCGAGCTTTCAATCAGCCGCGACTTTATATGATACGGGCTTTAACTATTTCTTCCGTGCGCCGAATGAAAACTTCGGTGGTGACTGTGTTTACTTCCAAGGCCATTCATCGCCAGGTGTTTATGCACGCGCCTTTATAGAGGGGCTAATTCCTGAAGATAAAATGGATAACTTCCGTCAAGAGACTGGCGGCAATGGTTTATCTAGTTATCCACATCCATGGTTAATGCCTGATTTCTGGCAATTTCCAACAGTTTCAATGGGCTTAGGTCCAATTCAAGGCATTTACCAAGCACGCTTTCTAAAATATATGCATGACCGCGGCATCGCTGACACTAGCGACCGTAAAGTGTGGGTATTCTGCGGCGATGGCGAAATGGACGAGCCTGAATCATTGGGCGCTATTTCATTGGCTTCACGCGAAAAATTAGATAATTTGATTTTTGTGATTAACTGTAACTTGCAGCGCTTAGACGGCCCGGTTCGCGGCAACGGCAAGATCATTCAAGAATTAGAATCTGATTTCCGCGGTTCTGGCTGGAATGTATTAAAAGTGGTGTGGGGTTCGTATTGGGATCCGTTACTAGCGATGGACAAAGACGGCATTCTAAAAAAACGCATGGAAGAATGCGTGGATGGTGAATACCAGAACTTTAAAGCCAAAGGTGGCGCTTATACGCGTGAAAATTTCTTTGGTAAATATCCAGAATTAAAAGAAATGGTTGCCGCAATGAGCGACCAAGACATTTGGCGCTTGAACCGTGGCGGTCACGATCCGCATAAAGTGTATGCCGCATACCATTCAGCGGTTAATCATAAAGGTCAACCAACCGTCATTTTAGCCAAAACTGTAAAAGGCTATGGTATGGGCGATGCAGGCGAAGGCCAAAATACCACGCATCAACAAAAGAGTATGGATATTGAATCACTGAAAAAATTCCGTGATCGTTTTGATTTACCGCTTACTGATGAGCAAGTTGAAAACTTAAGTTTCTACAAGCCAGCGGAAGATTCGCCAGAAGTGAAATACATGGCGGAACGCCGTGCTGCGATGGGTGGTTTTGTGCCGCAACGTCGCCGCAAGGGTAACGAGTTAACTGTGCCAGCACTTTCTGCTTTCGAAAACATGTTAACTGCCACGGGTGAACGCGAAATATCGACCACGATGGCTTTTGTGCGTATTTTATCGACACTACTACGCGATAAAACGCTGGGCAAATTTGTAGTGCCAATCGTGCCAGATGAAGCCCGTACATTCGGCATGGAAGGCATGTTCCGTCAGTTGGGCATTTACTCGCATTTGGGTCAGCTGTATGAGCCAATGGATTCTGATCAAGTGATGTATTACAAAGAGTCTAAAGACGGTCAGATTTTAGAAGAAGGCATTAACGAAGCTGGTTCATTCTCAAGCTGGATCGCGGCAGCAACATCGTACAGCGTCACAGGTGTGCA includes these proteins:
- the aceE gene encoding pyruvate dehydrogenase (acetyl-transferring), homodimeric type, translated to MTSNTQNKLVETDPLETQEWLDALTAVIENEGTERAHFLLEAMIDKARRSGSNLPYNATTAYVNTIPTHLQQRLPGDPEMERRVRALVRWNAIMTVLRGNEKSPGVGGHIASFQSAATLYDTGFNYFFRAPNENFGGDCVYFQGHSSPGVYARAFIEGLIPEDKMDNFRQETGGNGLSSYPHPWLMPDFWQFPTVSMGLGPIQGIYQARFLKYMHDRGIADTSDRKVWVFCGDGEMDEPESLGAISLASREKLDNLIFVINCNLQRLDGPVRGNGKIIQELESDFRGSGWNVLKVVWGSYWDPLLAMDKDGILKKRMEECVDGEYQNFKAKGGAYTRENFFGKYPELKEMVAAMSDQDIWRLNRGGHDPHKVYAAYHSAVNHKGQPTVILAKTVKGYGMGDAGEGQNTTHQQKSMDIESLKKFRDRFDLPLTDEQVENLSFYKPAEDSPEVKYMAERRAAMGGFVPQRRRKGNELTVPALSAFENMLTATGEREISTTMAFVRILSTLLRDKTLGKFVVPIVPDEARTFGMEGMFRQLGIYSHLGQLYEPMDSDQVMYYKESKDGQILEEGINEAGSFSSWIAAATSYSVTGVQMIPFYIFYSMFGFQRIGDLAWAAGDSRARGFLLGATAGRTTLNGEGLQHEDGHSHLMSATIPNCVSYDPTFAYELAVIIQEGLRRMVQNQEDVYYYITLMNENYSHPALPAGAEQGILKGLYSFSKSKAKGEKVQLMGSGVILREVIAAAELLEKDWGVSADVWSATSFTELRREGLDCERWNMLNPEKPQRLNYVAESLKDAKGPVIASTDYMKSFAEQIQRFVPNKFVALGTDGYGRSDSREALRDFFEVDSRYITVAALKALSDEGKLPAAKVAEAVKKYKLDANKPNPTTV